Proteins from a single region of Blastocatellia bacterium:
- a CDS encoding acyltransferase produces the protein MTVRGVVLFCRRLLAEARRLYYEEIVLDRLRSSSRQVTIDRSARIIRPDRLTLGEGVLIHAHSLLYCSGSAPDERSHGRIVLGNRVELGWGCILHGGGAQIIIRDDAIIGAGAVLVSEMYSYADPTRPARQQPKIMGDIVIEENATIGANAVVLPGVTVGRSAIVGAGAVVTTDVPPFSVAVGVPARVVKQRHADEHLRP, from the coding sequence ATGACCGTCAGAGGTGTCGTCCTTTTTTGCCGCCGCTTGCTGGCTGAAGCTCGCCGGCTCTATTACGAGGAAATTGTCCTCGATCGCCTTCGGTCGAGCAGCCGCCAGGTGACCATTGATCGCAGCGCGCGAATCATCCGCCCGGACCGACTGACGCTTGGTGAGGGCGTTCTCATCCACGCCCACTCTTTGCTCTACTGTTCGGGCAGCGCGCCGGACGAACGCAGCCACGGACGGATCGTTCTGGGAAATCGTGTGGAACTTGGCTGGGGCTGCATTCTTCACGGAGGCGGGGCACAGATCATCATCCGGGATGATGCCATCATCGGAGCCGGCGCCGTGCTCGTGTCGGAGATGTACAGCTATGCCGATCCCACGCGCCCGGCGCGACAGCAACCCAAGATCATGGGCGATATTGTCATCGAAGAAAACGCCACCATCGGCGCCAACGCCGTCGTGCTTCCCGGAGTGACCGTTGGCCGCAGCGCCATCGTCGGAGCGGGCGCCGTCGTCACCACCGATGTGCCGCCGTTCTCCGTCGCCGTGGGGGTTCCCGCTCGCGTCGTGAAACAACGGCATGCGGACGAACACCTACGTCCGTGA